gagataagaattttatcaaaatcggtatatgataactttatgatgaatcatgttggtatttgggatatatggttatggcaggttaattgatgttgattattggtgtattttgatatttgaggatagctaaaattaaggggaaactctgtcaaaatttccccaaatgtctaagataaatctaatgctcgatctaggtggtttaaggcattttaggcatgttttgggtatgaaatttgatatgaagtcttatgggtattttttaaatgagagttcaatgtattactgccattattatgatgagaaatccatgctattgtcaggataagcacatcaatacctaagacatcacttgttacacggtgaaatatattgtggacaaaaggtaagtaaagtactcaactgcaacacaagaattatgtgttatgtgaaagtatgcattatatgaatattttgtgagtaagtggtattaacatacagtgacacttcatcataaatttgtatgcatggcataatagtgatatggtaaattattatatgatataagaccatgcatgatattatgatgattaattatatgatgcctttgcaagttttgtgcaacataaaagaaagttgtaataagaagtttaagttcagtgccactgttttgaaaaggcaaatgaaagtgttaataagtgtaaacggaggcctatagtaggcttatagtggctgcccaataatttgggctaggtttagtgaaccaattatattgtttgccatatttccgtttttatttctcctccatatgagttattgttatatgtattgacaccacagtgtgtggccgccttaactcttgagcctgacggggcaacgatggaataaggttttttaatgtgccctactgtggtgaaggctagccggaggagaacccatgggattttgtattatatgtgtaacaagccctgcaggcattgaccaattcaaacagtgtgcacaatattaaggggcccaaaatttaaaaaaaagaagttgtatatgtccattgatattgggtaatcattagcattgcatgcattactttgcttactgagctttaggctcacagttgtcttgtgttgcaggtagagaaagaaatatgtgaatgatatgaggagaactgaagcatggtcctgaccctgatttgtacatatgaacacatcgacctttttgtgggttatttcagttatcagtgagatgtttgtaataaagtgtgaagttatgttttgaaaataaattgggttatttaatacttatgtataatatgtttgagacacactttatgtttaatgtaaataaggtgaaataagttttcaagttttaaaaaaaaaaaaaaaaaaaaaaaaaaatgtccagacttccgcagaaataaattatgatatagttttaaaacgtaacacctcaaatatggtttttaactaaaataagtgagggtgtttcaagttggtatcagagcgccATGGTTAAAATGTTCTTGTAGACCGTTCATATGTACACATTGAGGAAAGGATAATGCTCAGTTCATCTGTAAGTTTTATGTGTGCATTTATTATGTGCTGGTTGCATGCATCATGTGCTTTATTGGCTAAATGACATAAGTTATGGACATTTTGTCTTAAAAGATATATAATAACACAGATGGATCATGAACATGGTATGGGGGCTACTGAAGGCTCTTGCAGCAATAAATATGAACAAGAAATGGCTCAACTTCGAGCGGTGGTGAATAGACAGGCTGAACAAATTGAGAAGTTGTTAGCAGAACAACGACAAAGGCAAGCACCAACACCACCTACTGAAACTCCAACACCTCCACAAGCTCCACCTCCACAAGCTCCACCTGCAGTGCACCCCATGGAACCATTATATGAACGGTTCCGAAAACAACGCCCACCAGTATTTGAAGGTAGCACTGACCCACTTGACGCACAAGACTGGAAGAGTTCTTTAGAAGACATCTTTGAGTTCATGCAACTAAGTGACAGGGAAAAAGTTTCTTGTGCTGCACATACACTTAAAAAGGATGCTaagatctggtgggaagtggttaaGCAGACTAGAGAAGTGAATCAGATGACTTGGGCAGAATTTGAACTGGTCTTCAATGAGAAGTTTTATAATGAAGCTGTGTTGACTGCCAAAGTAAGTGAGTTCACTAGATTGCAACAGGGGAATCTATCAGTGGCTGAGTACGCCAGGACATTTGAccggttagccaagtttgcaccagacttgGTTAACACTGAAACTAGTAGAGTGAATCGCTTCCTGGAGGGTCTACAACCAGAATTGGCTAGAGATGTAGATATGGGACGTACAGGGCCTCTTTCTTATGCTCAGGCTgtggagaaagctttgagagctgaacatagagaagaaaaaataacaaaagctAAAGCTGCTACTAGCACGCCTCGTAGAGACACTCCATTCAACAAAGAACAAAGCCGCTTTCACAATGACAACAAAAGAGGGGCCCAGAATTTCCAATTTAGACAAGGACAGAATAAGAAATTTAAAGGAGGTCAGCAAAACAGGCAACCTGGATTCCAACAAATGCCACGATGTCAAACTTGTGGAAAGAATCATTTCGGGGAGTGCAGGCTTCTAACTAAGAGCTGCTTCAAATGTGGCAAGGGGGATCATTTTATCAAAGATTGTCCATTGATGAAGAACCAACAAATGAAGGATGAACCTCAGAGGACAAATGCTAGGGTGTTCACGATTACTCAGGCTGATGCTGATACCAACAACTCTGTTGTGTCAGGTGATATTTTTGCATCTGGTATTCTCACTCATGCATTAATAGATTCAGGTGCCACGCATTCATTTGCATCATTGACATATGTAAAAAGGTTGGGTGGATCGTGTGAAAAATTGTCAGAagtttttagtacaatgttaccatcTGGAGAGATTCTGTATTCTACTCATTGGTTGAGGGGGGTTCCTATTTgcattgatggtagggaattatatgCTGATCTAATAATGTTAGAGATGGCCGATTATGaggtgattttgggtatggattggctttcaaagtataatgccactattgattgtagaaggaaaacAGTGATATTTAAGCCTTCGGAGGAAGATGAGTTTATGTTTACTGGAGCGACATCGAAAGGTTGCATTCCATTAATTTCTGCTATGAAGGCCAGGCGACTGTTGGAAAGTGGATGTGTGGGTTATctcgccagtgtggttgacacgtaTAAGGAGCAAAAGTTAAAACCGGAAGATGTACCGGTAGTTAGAGATTTCTTagaagtatttccagaagatttaccgggattgcctccagacagagaaattgaatttgtgattgagctACTTCCTGGTACAGCCCCTGTGTCcaaggcaccttatagaatggcaccagcagaactaaaggaattaaagatacagttgcaagaactcctggataaaaagtttatcaggcctagtttttcaccatggggagctccggtgctatttgtgaagaaaaaggatgggacgatgcgaatgtgtattgattatagagaattgaacaagttgacaatcaagaataagtatccacttcctagaattgatgatctttttgatcaattacaaggaagaggagtgttttcaaagattgatttgagatctgggtatcatcaattaaagattagagaagaggatgtaccaaagaccgcatttcgaactcggtatggccattatgagttccttgtgatgccatttggattaactaatgctccagctgcattcatggacttgatgaacagggtgtttaaggactaCCTTGATAAGTTTGTAatagtgtttattgatgatatcttggtgtattctcgatcccaagaagaacatgaggaacatttgaggttgacgttggagaaattaaaagaaaaacaactctatgccaaatttaagaaatgtgaattttggctagagaaggtggcatttttgggccatatagtCTCAAAAGATGGTATTGCGGTGGATCCATCAATGATTGAAGCTGTTAGTAAGTGGAATAGACCAACAAATGTTTCAGAagtaaggagttttctgggattagcaggctattaccgaagatttgttgaaggattttccaagataGCAATGCCATTGACACAACTCACgaggaagaatcataagtttgaatggactgaagcttGTGAGAAAAGTTTTCAAGATTTGAAGCAAAGATTGGTTTCTGCTCCAGTACTTACTATTCCATCTGGATCAGGAGGACTTGTGATTTATAGTGACGCTTCAAAgcaaggtttagggtgtgtgttgatgcagaatggcaaagtcatagcttatgcttctagacaattgaaggactatgaacagaagtatccaacacatgatctggagttggcagcagttgtttttgcactaaagatttggagacattatctgtatggtgagaagtgcgaaatatataccgatcataaaagtctcaagtatttcttcactcagaaggaattaaatatgagacaaaggagatggttggagctagtgaaggattatgactgtcaaatactttatcatcctggaaaagcaaatgtagttgcagaCGCACTGAGTAGAAAGTCTCATGGTAATGTGTCATTTTTGAGGAAACTGACAAGACCACTTCAGGAGGACATGTGCAGAGCGGAGATTGAGGTGATCACAGGAAGATTATCAGTGATGACTATTCAGTCTaccttgttagagagaatcaaACAAGGTCAATGTGAGGATCCTTACTTGGTGGAACAAAAAGGTGAATTGGAAAGTGGGAAGGTCAATGAGTTTAGTGTGTCATGTAATGGGATGCTAAAGTTCAAGGAAAGAGTTTGTGTCCCTAATAATGAGGAGTTGAAGAGAGAAATCCTTACCGAAGCTCACAATACCTTGTATTCAGTACATCCGGGGACGACCAAGATGTTTAATGACTTGAAAAGACACTACTGGTGGCCCAACATGAGAAAGGATGTGGTCGAGtttgtagccaagtgtttaacctgtcaacaagtgaaagctgaacatcagaaaccTGCTGGTTTACTACAACCAATACGGataccagagtggaaatgggaagagattactatggattttgtagttggATTGCCAAAGACTTCTAAACAACATGATGCTATCTGGGTTATAGTAGACCGATATACCAAATCAGCACACTTTCTTCCGGTACgcatgacttatactatggatcagtgggCTGAATTATATGTTCAAGAGGTTGTTAGACTTCATGGAGTGCCAGTATCTATAATTTCAGACCGGGATGCTCGATTTACTTCattgttttgggaaagtttgcagaGAGCATTGGGCACAAAATTGAAGTTTACTACGGCATATCACCCCCAAtctgatggacaatctgaaaggaccattcaaactcttgaagatatgcttcgagcttgtgtcctagattttcaaggatcatgggagaagtatttgtgtctgatagagttttcttataacaatagcTTTCATGCAACGATTGGTGTAGCaccgtatgaaatgttatatggcagaaaatgcagatcaccaattcattgggatgaaatgggagaaagaaagtatcttgGTCCAGATCTGGTCAGAAGGACAACTGAAGCAGTGGAGAAGATAAGAAAAAGAATGTTAACTgctcagagtaggcaaaagagttacgctGATCGAAAGCGAAGAGATGTGGAGTTCAACATTGGGGACAAGGTATTTCTGAAAATTGCCCCTATGAAAGGAGCaatgaggtttggaaagaaagggaaattAAGCCcaagatttattggaccttttgaagtATTGGAAAAGGTGGGAAAGGTAGCCTATAGACTGGCATTACCGCCATCACTGTCAAATGTCCACGATGTTTTTCATGTCTCATTATTGAGAAAATACGTGCCAGATCCTTCACATGTGCTAAACTACGAGCCAATAGAAGTTGAACAAGACCTAACATATGAAGAAAAACCAGTGAAAATTCTTGACAGAAAAGAGAAAGAGTTGAGAAATAAGAAGATTTCACTGGTTAAGGtcttgtggagaagttcaaacattGAGGAAATGACATGGGAACGGGAAGATGAAATGAGATCTAAATACCCAGAGATATTTGGGTAAgagaaatttcgaggacgaaatttttataaggtgtagaggattgtagcacccacattattttgatatatatagccaataatcacatgattgcattgcattacatatcatacaatatgtataatttgagcatatgcatattcttataagtgttttcatgtataagtataaaagttgtgtatgtgatgtctatatgtatgctcaatattattaaccttgtggcatttgagttgtcttttatgggtgtttgatgtgctcaagatataagaaagtatgaaaaatatggacaaggcatggaattaagtgttgaaagtgagatatagaaggcaaaataggttaagtagtggaaaatagtacaatgtcgattactagtatttcggtgtaaaattgagtatttatggatttaccaaatgtaatcgaggtaggattaaggtctcattgatgatgtaaaaatggttttagaaccattagatcaattcttgatgggaggtatacataatcagtggtatggatgcaaagtcaaaacgagcttagcataagtgcgctacgctcgatcgggtaagcataactattgggtatgaagtcatatggacctaaggtttggtgtgagtgttttacacataaggataataggcctagcagatgattaagtcgaaattattgaagtgataaggttttcataagtcaaaaggtgaaatgatgagatgaaaggtgtcaacttttgacaataaggctaaatcattgaaaataaggaattttcatcaaaccttatcactttgcacgaccattattctgaaaaacagagagaaaagaaaaccaaaaaccatttcttggctggtttgaagaaattctaaggagatccaagtgaaagcaaagccaaagaagtagattaagct
The Humulus lupulus chromosome 6, drHumLupu1.1, whole genome shotgun sequence DNA segment above includes these coding regions:
- the LOC133783536 gene encoding uncharacterized protein LOC133783536, with the protein product MDHEHGMGATEGSCSNKYEQEMAQLRAVVNRQAEQIEKLLAEQRQRQAPTPPTETPTPPQAPPPQAPPAVHPMEPLYERFRKQRPPVFEGSTDPLDAQDWKSSLEDIFEFMQLSDREKVSCAAHTLKKDAKIWWEVVKQTREVNQMTWAEFELVFNEKFYNEAVLTAKVSEFTRLQQGNLSVAEYARTFDRLAKFAPDLVNTETSRVNRFLEGLQPELARDVDMGRTGPLSYAQAVEKALRAEHREEKITKAKAATSTPRRDTPFNKEQSRFHNDNKRGAQNFQFRQGQNKKFKGGQQNRQPGFQQMPRCQTCGKNHFGECRLLTKSCFKCGKGDHFIKDCPLMKNQQMKDEPQRTNARVFTITQADADTNNSVVSGDIFASGILTHALIDSGATHSFASLTYVKRLGGSCEKLSEVFSTMLPSGEILYSTHWLRGVPICIDGRELYADLIMLEMADYEVILGMDWLSKYNATIDCRRKTVIFKPSEEDEFMFTGATSKGCIPLISAMKARRLLESGCVGYLASVVDTYKEQKLKPEDVPVVRDFLEVFPEDLPGLPPDREIEFVIELLPGTAPVSKAPYRMAPAELKELKIQLQELLDKKFIRPSFSPWGAPVLFVKKKDGTMRMCIDYRELNKLTIKNKYPLPRIDDLFDQLQGRGVFSKIDLRSGYHQLKIREEDVPKTAFRTRYGHYEFLVMPFGLTNAPAAFMDLMNRVFKDYLDKFVIVFIDDILVYSRSQEEHEEHLRLTLEKLKEKQLYAKFKKCEF